In one Chlamydia sp. BM-2023 genomic region, the following are encoded:
- a CDS encoding ABC transporter ATP-binding protein, which produces MLEVSHLFYSYSNRAIFKNASFVAHPGKISIILGVSGIGKTTLFRLISKFLTPISGEIFWKNQPIKQVDVAYMQQKQILLPWRTVLKNIYLGSELGIKKERFSILSDKFEEVVESFNIGKLLDSYPDQLSEGQKQRVSLASQCLSPKPILLLDEPFSSLDITTKELLYKYILRLAKKESKTVILVTHDFRDVAFLGDAFYVIKNHALVPIFFNDTTRSSENVHLLIEDIRENLLT; this is translated from the coding sequence ATGTTAGAAGTCAGCCATCTTTTCTATTCCTATTCAAACCGGGCGATATTTAAAAATGCATCTTTTGTTGCGCACCCTGGAAAGATTTCCATTATTTTAGGGGTTTCTGGAATAGGGAAAACAACATTATTTCGTTTGATTTCTAAGTTTTTAACACCTATTTCCGGAGAGATTTTTTGGAAAAATCAACCTATAAAACAGGTGGATGTTGCTTATATGCAACAAAAGCAAATTTTGCTTCCGTGGAGAACCGTATTAAAAAATATCTACTTGGGTTCTGAATTAGGGATAAAAAAAGAGCGTTTTTCAATACTTTCCGATAAGTTTGAGGAGGTCGTTGAGAGTTTCAACATAGGGAAGTTATTAGATAGTTATCCTGACCAGCTGTCTGAAGGACAAAAGCAAAGAGTGTCTTTAGCTAGCCAGTGCTTATCTCCCAAGCCTATACTACTTTTAGACGAACCTTTTTCTTCTTTAGACATCACTACTAAAGAGCTATTGTATAAGTACATTTTGCGTCTCGCAAAAAAAGAAAGTAAAACGGTTATTCTTGTTACGCATGATTTCCGCGATGTTGCCTTTCTAGGGGATGCATTTTATGTAATTAAAAATCATGCGCTTGTTCCTATATTTTTTAATGACACCACACGTTCTTCAGAAAATGTCCATCTACTTATAGAGGATATCCGGGAGAATCTTTTAACATGA
- a CDS encoding 5'-methylthioadenosine nucleosidase encodes MILRLLLIAVVSCLFISLRAEAVDIFDEKQSPVSRIGIIFALPEISELESECPVPWFANSKKTTEGRRTYYSGDYFGKYLVMSSFWPNKVSAAIISCNMILKHRVELILIIGTCYSRAESGRFGNVLISNGYINYDSDVRPFFQRFEIPDIHQSVFATSEAYREAAKTGGRQFIATHKQSIEELLKTHGYLKTTTTSEHTLVEGIVATGESFTMSRNYFLSLQKINPSIQGFDSAGGSVSQVCYEFGVPCLGVNILIPHPLESPSNEEWKQLQSKTSKIYMDSLLKNVLKEICLTH; translated from the coding sequence ATGATTCTTCGATTGTTGTTAATAGCCGTTGTTAGCTGTCTCTTTATCTCTTTAAGAGCAGAAGCTGTCGATATCTTCGACGAAAAGCAGTCTCCTGTATCTCGTATTGGCATTATTTTTGCCCTTCCTGAAATTTCTGAATTAGAGTCAGAGTGTCCCGTTCCTTGGTTTGCGAATAGCAAGAAGACCACGGAGGGTAGACGAACGTATTATTCCGGAGATTATTTTGGAAAATATCTCGTGATGTCTTCTTTTTGGCCGAATAAGGTCTCCGCTGCTATTATTAGCTGCAACATGATTCTTAAACATCGTGTGGAGCTTATTCTAATCATTGGTACGTGCTATTCTCGCGCGGAGAGTGGGCGTTTTGGAAATGTTCTTATTTCCAATGGTTATATCAATTATGATTCTGATGTACGCCCATTTTTCCAAAGATTTGAGATCCCTGATATTCATCAGAGTGTCTTTGCAACCAGCGAAGCTTATCGAGAAGCCGCAAAGACTGGAGGAAGGCAGTTTATTGCTACTCACAAACAATCCATTGAAGAGTTATTAAAGACTCATGGATATCTTAAGACTACTACTACTTCGGAGCATACTCTTGTAGAAGGAATTGTTGCGACCGGAGAATCGTTTACGATGTCTCGTAATTATTTTTTATCCCTTCAAAAGATCAATCCTTCCATTCAAGGTTTTGATAGTGCTGGGGGATCAGTTTCTCAAGTGTGTTATGAATTTGGCGTGCCTTGTTTAGGTGTAAACATACTTATTCCTCATCCTTTAGAGTCTCCAAGCAACGAAGAATGGAAGCAGCTTCAAAGCAAGACAAGTAAAATTTACATGGACTCTCTTTTAAAAAATGTACTCAAAGAAATCTGTTTAACCCATTAA